TACAATGACACCTATCTCCTTCTTAGGCCTATCTGCAGATGGTGCAGATAATTCATCAGATTCATCCCTTGGTGGCCAAGGAGATGTGTGTTCACCGTTAGTGACGACATCTGCGACACTAGCATAACCTCCTGCATCGATCACATCTACCTTGTGGGGTCGACCTGGACCAGATGGTGGTCGGATAGAGTTATTCCCCTCCACGGTAGCATAAACAGCACTTGTGGGTTTCCCCACAGTTATGTATGGAGGCGAACAAGATTGAACTGACGAGCGTTGTTTTATTCGATTTACCTTTCTCTTAACGACAAacacgatgacgatgacgacgattaGAACCAGGCTGCCAACTACAGAAGCAGAAATGATTAGCACTGAGGATGTCGCTACTTGGTCCACTGGTTTTCTTTCTGTAACATAGGGGAAGTTTAAGCAAGAGCATGATATATAATTTCAATTAGACCCAAAAGTGATATCAGATGAAATGTGGAAGAGGTTGTGGTTCACATcacatcaaaatatgatcaacacGACGAGGGCAACCCGTGGCAATGTTAAGGAGTATATATAAACATCTGCTACACTCAGCCGTCACCCGAGAACCACCCGCCGTCGCCATATGCAGAAATTGGGACACGCGACCGTGTAGTCGATCGAAAGAAGGCAAGAAATTGTGATGAGGCCAACGTATTAAATATGAATTGTTTTGTAAATTGGCAAGGACTGATATGAAACGTGACAGTGAATTGTTGTAAGTAAAGTCACGCCATGGAAATACGATTTTTGAATTAATACACGCAGCGTCGTGTCCAAGGGTTGCGAGGATAAGTTGAATCAGATTACGGTGTTACTCATGCACAATGAGTACAGTTATAGTACGTGGGCATTGTACAGTTCTGAGCCTACAATACTTCTGGTATGTGCAAGGTAAAAATCATcgtttgatattgaaaataaataaatgaataaataaattatttttcaatatcatGCAATTACGTTCATAGTGCacaatggacacaatgtgtgaagcccatctccggtgccctccgccgtgatatcgctacACGCGACGTAAAGCTCAGACTCGCCCACTCACAATATGCCAATACACTTACACAGTAGTGTTTATTGGATAAACAATAAATTTACGTATTTATTTATACGGAATGACATTTTTACAAGAGGTTGTTCTATCGATAGCTCCAGTTTATTATTCATGAATGGCAAACTCAGCATTTAGATTCTGGGCATGATGTAAGGATACTGCACATGGAATACaattaacaacaaaccaaatagTGACAGGATAGTGGTAACCCGTGGCAGGATATCGTTACTATATAAGCATTATTGTGTTTTGGCACGGGACATATGTTTGTGGTTTTAGGATCTCTCACTCAAGAAACACACATTACTCACTGTTGTTGAGTCGGGTCACACCGCCGCAGCTGAGATTCCAGTGCTGCACTTGACAGTTGAATAGCAGCCTTACCCCACCCAAGTGTGTTTCAGTCACATTGAATGTTATTGGTGAAAGACCCTGGTCACCAGCATGTAGTAATTGCGAGACGTCACCTGTCTGCAGTGTGAAGTTTGAATCTGCAGAACAGTAGGAGCCCCGTATATCGTAATACGCAGTAACATCCACGGTCAATGTCACTTCCTCGTGCAGGGTTAGAACCTCTGTGTCGTTGTCACTGGTGATGATACATTCCGGTTCCTTTGGGGCTGTTAAATGAAATGGCTAAACTAAGAAGCCACGATAGTATAATACTGACGTTCAGTACATGTTGCTATAAGGATGTAAACATAAAATCATATATTTATGGATATTTTCTACCCATAAATTGAAAGATTcaagatgtatatatgtacgcatgcatatatagtatgtatgtatgtatgtatgtatgtatgtatgtatgtaatgcaTGTAATGCATGTAAttcatgcgtgtgtgtgtgtgtgtgtgtgtgtgtgtgtgtgtgtgtgtgtgtgtgtgtaccaaaacacaacatatatgtatacatatagaGACCATTTTGAATATGACATAGGTACTGAAGATGTGACGCTCGCTAAAAACGAAAGTAACTTCACACCTAAAGCTGGTAAAAATAAAGCCCCTGATAAAGACCTTGAGCAATGTAAGGAATTGCCTTTCACAGAACATTCTTATAAAGGTAGATCTAACATTTCGGGGAAAAAGAGAAAGCCTTAAACTCGTTCTCCAAAATGAATTCATTGTGAATCAAAAGTCCGATAAAGACGGAGCCTGTGACAGTTTTCATGGTCACCAACTATCATCTGCAGCTGTCGCTAGACATTCTTACACATGGTATATATTAAGCTTCCAGAAAGCTCGGAAAAAACAGTAATCTTCaatcttaaaaaaatatatacttgaTTCCTATTTCAGTAAAAAGAAAAAGATTACTTGattaatttcgaatcaaatgAAAGACTTCCTCAAATTCACAAAAGTGCGGTTATTAAGTTCAGTAAAAGTCTATCACCCAATCTGCGAATGATTTAAAATTACGACCTATTATTGCGGGGCCACAATGTCCACCACATAGGTTAAGCAATTTTGAAGATATACACTCTCTCAAAAACCTCTCCCAGAGCTTCATCTGGGAACAAAATATCTGTATTTTGAATGACAATAGCACAGTAAATAAACCCCTCACAGATATCAAGCTTTGTATGATGAGGGTCAATGGGAAGCTGCACCAAATGAAGGTACGTTTATGTCACGACAACCCCAGCGCTGCACCGGAACCGGCTTTAATGTCAGTGCCGGTTGTGACCTCCGTTTGCTTGGAGCACTGATTGGGATCTCCTGGGCATAGACGGAATAAGTGTTCGGATCCGCATCCAGGGTTTTCTAGTCCAGTCATCCTACAATGCTTGCCGTAGTTTGTGAAGCGTCTGACGTCGTTAAAGCCGTCGATCAAGATaatcccaaaggtgttcaagTGGTTTAAAATCTGGGGATACAGAGAGCCATGGAAGCACGGTTATATTCTGGCTGGTGAAGAAGTTCATTGTGATGCGTACTGTATGAGGTGTGCCGTTATCCTGCTGAAAATTTTGTATCTGTTCGTAAACGGGAAAGATATTACCTCTTTAATGAATGGCGGTAAGATTTCCCTCTATAAGCATTTAGTCAGTTCTTTCggttttaagaaaaaaatttcGCCTACACCGTTGCACTTCCCCATCCAAATCTGTCAACCTACGTGTTTATGATTACTGTTTTTACCAGGTGATTTGTTTTGGTGACTGATTGCTCATTTAAACATGTACTAGTATTCAATATAATTTGGTGTCATAATATTTTTATAGTCTGACTGGGATTAAAGTGGGTTGAAAAATTACCcgtgcgtttcttttttcacCCAACACGTCAAAACCCATTTACAGGGTAATACTGATTTCCTCAATAGTCTCCCCAAATCAGTAGAGGAGGGTACAAACTTGGTGCGTTTTGTTGTTAATCTCTACACCAATAGTCCACATGATCTAGGAATATAAGCTATGAGCTACTGGCTACAAAAAGGTCTGTCTGTGATTCCAGATCGAATACCTAAGCAATTCATTACCGAAAGAATAAAGCTCATCCTGAGCAATAGCACTTTTCGTTTTGATGGTTCCCATTATAAACAAGTTAATGGTACTGCACAAATATGGCTCCTACCTATGCAACCCTTGTTCTAGGAtacttggaggaactatattcTAAAATAGAAGAGACGTTTGGCGAACTATTTAATTTCAACATCAATGAAGAGATTCTTAGATGACTGCTGTTTTATTCTCTGGAAACGAAGTGAAAGTGATTTGGAATTTGATTTCCAACATGCTACAAAATTTACACCCAAGTTTGTCTTATACGAGAGagataaacaataaacatcttCACATGTGCACGGTTCAATATCAAATAACATTGTAAAAGGATATACATTATATAGTATCAGATTCAAAACAGTATCTAGACTACAACTGATGTCACCCACgccacacaacagacaatgtccTTTACTCTTTAGCGCGAAGAAAATGCAGCATGGTTTCAAATTCAGACCGTGTAGACTTCAGGCTAAATGAATTAAAAGTTTTATTTAACACAGAAACAACCAGGCAAGTAGTTAACTATTCTCTTGCTAAAGCAAAAGAACTGAACAGAAGTGAACTGCTAAACATTAAGGAATCATGAATTGTCCTTCCAATTGTATACACATTAAACCCTAGAAATCCTTAACTATTTACCAACGTTTGTGAACCTCGCCTGCCCGTACAAAAAATCGACATTTTAAAAGATAAACTATCAGAGGGCATGCTGATTAAAAGCAATGGTCATGGAAAAATTACCAAGCAAATTTTGAAGATGGCAAACTTGGTAAAAGCCTTGTTAAAAAACATAATCTGTAACTAAATGCGAGAGATCACATTGTGATACACGCCAAAATCTAATAGAGGGAAATGTATACCAGTTCAAAACTGATCAAATCTTCGaagtacatgaaaatatgacagGCGCACCTCAGAATCTCATATATGTCATAAAGTGCACTGGATGCGGCGAGGGGTATATCGGACAGACGGGAGATAAACTGCGTTCAAGAGTGAGAGTTCACAGACAGTAAATTCTTGACCGACAACTAAACAGTACTTATAAACAGAATAGAATGTATTTcaaaaatctagtttagaacagtttacTGAAATGAGAGGCTAGTAAGTCAAAACGTTTGATGGTTACTACATTATTTTCCTATATTTAGAAGCTAGATCAACACCTGCTTATACACTTGGTTATATGTTTCATTTGGATGCGTTAAGACTAACCGAATTTAGTCACCCCAGCACATTCTATACTCCACTGACTGCTGTCACATCTAAACACCAGTCCTACTTTGCCCAGATGGGAGTccgtcacatttagtgttactgATGAGGTGTTATCCGTGACACTTGGTACAGAGTCAGCTTCGGTCAGGAGGGAGATGTTGTGGCCGGTGGAGCAGTAGTAGTATCGTACGTCCATCGTAAGGGACATATCCTGGTACTGGACAAGTGAGTTAGTGTTCTGCTTACTGGTGATGCTACACGTTGGTGTctctgaaacattcaaactttAGAAATGATAGCata
The window above is part of the Haliotis asinina isolate JCU_RB_2024 chromosome 1, JCU_Hal_asi_v2, whole genome shotgun sequence genome. Proteins encoded here:
- the LOC137289994 gene encoding uncharacterized protein; translation: MTQDDSQHSQTPTCSITSKQNTNSLVQYQDMSLTMDVRYYYCSTGHNISLLTEADSVPSVTDNTSSVTLNVTDSHLGKVGLVFRCDSSQWSIECAGVTKFAPKEPECIITSDNDTEVLTLHEEVTLTVDVTAYYDIRGSYCSADSNFTLQTGDVSQLLHAGDQGLSPITFNVTETHLGGVRLLFNCQVQHWNLSCGGVTRLNNKRKPVDQVATSSVLIISASVVGSLVLIVVIVIVFVVKRKVNRIKQRSSVQSCSPPYITVGKPTSAVYATVEGNNSIRPPSGPGRPHKVDVIDAGGYASVADVVTNGEHTSPWPPRDESDELSAPSADRPKKEIGVIVQKIVPEDDQTCVNELYASVNKLEYTTTKSDTTSV